The region AGGCCGATGGTCACTGAGCGTTTTTGTCCGGAGCTCTCCCCATCTTTTCCAGGCTGGCGGCGATGCGCTGCAGGGAGTGCGATATCTGCGTGAACCGCCACAGGATGTAGACGATTATCGCGATATGCAGCAGGGCGAATACTATGCCGAACCCGCTCATGAACCCGAACATTCCGGGGTACCCGTAACCGTAACCCATCATGCCTCTTCACCTCCGTAATACGTTGCCTTAGTATACGCGGGGGGGTGGGGGAGTATGTACGGACCCTAGCGGGTCCTTGGGGCGGCTATTTGTGTACGTAGACGCGGTTGCCGCCGGCGTTTTTGGCTTCGTACATCTTCATGTCGGCTTTGCGGATAAGGTCGTCGAGGCTGAATTCCTCCCCGCTCACGGGGGTTATGACCCCGAAACTGGCGGTGACCGGCACCATGGCGTCCCCGTAGGCGGAGCCCATGGCTTCGACCGCCTGCCTGAGCCGCTCGGCCAGCGCCGCCGCCCCGGCTTTGTCGACGCCGGGCAGGATTATCACGAACTCGTCCCCGCCGTAACGCCCGAATATGTCTTCGGCGCGCAGGTTGCCGCGGCAGATACGGGCGAAATCGGCAAGCACGGAGTCGCCTGACAGGTGACCGTGGGTGTCGTTGACGATCTTGAAGTCGTCAAGGTCGATGAGTATAAGGGAAATGGGGGCATTGCTCCGGCGCGCGTGGCCCACCAATTCCCTGCCGACTTTCTTCCATCGGGTGCGGTTCCAGGCTTTGGTGAGCGGGTCGATGGAAGCCTGGAGACGCAGGCCTTCTACGATGGTCGAGAAACGGGTGACGTCGCGGAGGACAACAATGAAACCGGCGTCTTCTCCCTGGCCGTCGTATAGTTCGATGCGCTGCAGTTGGTAGTTGATCCTCTCGCCGTCGACTTTTATGTACATCGTTTGCTCATCGGCTGAGCCGTCGAGGAAGTGTTGCATCGCCACGTGCTCCTGGAACAGGCCGCTGCCCCGCTTGCCTTTCGCCTGCTCGGTCAGGAAGGGGAAGGTCCGGCCGGCGGCAAGGTTGAAGTCGGCCAGACGTCCCTCACGGTCGAAGACGAGGATGCTGTCGGATAGCATCTGAAATATTTCCTGGCGGGCGAGGGGGACTATTTCGAGCATGCCAAGGCCGAAGGCGGCCCATGCGTAGAGAACCGCGGGAACGAGGAAGGCCGCCGGGTGAGGGTCGATCCCCCAGGGGACGGCTTTCATAAGGTAGGCGATGTAGACGCCCCAGGGAAACAGGGACCCGAGGAAAAACACGAAGGCTTGTTTGCTTTTTGCGGGCGGGGCGTTCCGCCAGGCGCGGGCGTATAGGATGTTGCCATAGAGGACGGCCAGGTTGATGTAGACGGTGTGGACCCAGTACCACGGCCCGGGCTCGAAGGCGACCACCGGAAAAGGGGCGTCGGGGTTGAGGCGCAACGGACCGTAATGCAGATGGTGAAATTCGGAGGTGTTGCTGAGGACAAAGGTGATGGCGGACAGCATGAGCAGGACGGCTTTTATGTGGGCCCATCGAGCGTTTTGCGCTCTGGTGTGGTATACGGCGAGGGTTACCCAGGCGGCCGGGAGGAAGGCGATGCCGACGGATTCGATCCGCAGCCAGAATCTGATCGCCGGCAGGGTATCGCTGGCGAGTTCGCACATATAGCCGAAGGTGTAGAAGGCGACCAGAAGGGCGAAGAGGAAAAACGTCCGGCCGAGAGGGCTCCGCCTGCGCCGCCAGGAGGCGAGGAGCAGGATGCCTATGATAAGGACGCTCAGGCCGATGAGGGTAACCAGCGCCCACCTTGCCGATTCCAATACAACCATCCCTTTATCGTGCCAGAATGGGATTTATCGGGTTCTATGTCGATTTTATCACTAGTAATCTTTTGCTGACAAGCTTTTGGAGGTGAAAATAACCTTATCGGCGCATTACGTATAGAACCCCGGAAAAGACTGTTCACGGTCTTTTCCGGGGTTTGCCGAACTACTGCCGGAGCAGCGCCGCGCCGTTCGGGGGAGCAATCAGCCGGTTTGGAAGTGGTCCTGCAGGGCTTTGTTGGCGATGGCCTTTACTCCTTCCCAGCCCGGGGCGGCGGCTTTGGCGATGACGGCACGCAGTTTTTGGATGGCGGAGGAGTAGTCGTCTAGGCCGAGGGCTTTATCGACGAGGGCTACGCCGCGGCGGGTGAGGATGATGTCGTCGGTGGCAACGGCAACGGGGTTGGCGTCGTCTTCGCCGAATTTGACGGTGACGCCGCTGATGAGGCCGGCCGTATAAAGAACGTTGACGGCGCGGCCGAGGGCTTCGCCGGCAAGACCCATGCTCTGGGCGGCGGCGCTCATTTGGGGTTTTTTGGCATTGCGTTCGGCGTAAAGGGTGTATAGTAGTTTTTCGGTGTTGTCGTCCATGGTTTTCCCCCCTTCGGTGTATTTTATAAGATTATATGCCGGAGCAGGAGCGTTTGGCATGGGCGGGGAGAATAAGGCGGCGGCGGGGGGTGTAAGCTAAAGGCACCCGATTATATGGAGGCGATGGTATGGAGTACGGTATTCCGGTGACGGTGGAGCTGCCGCAGGAGGTTTATGAGGAGGCGGCGCGGATAGCCCGCTACCGGGGCGAAACGGTGAGCGAGCTGGTGACGGCGGCGGTGCGGGCGGTGGTGGCGGCGGAGCGCGCCGAGTACGCGTACCCCGATTGGCCGCTGGGTCCGGCGCCGGGATGGGAGAACAGGGGCTAAAAGAAGACGCCCCTGGCGGGGCGCTGGTGCGGGAACGACGGTGTTAGAATTTGTAGGTGAGGCCGAAGCCCCAGCCTTTGACGGTGACGTCGGTGGTCACACTGGCGTTGCTGGCCGAGTAGACGGAGCCAGCGGGCGGATTAATGTTGCCGCCGGCGAATTTTAGCGCGTCGAACTTGGTGTCACGGTAGCTGACGTTGAACTGGACGTCTTTGCCGAGGTCGTAGGAGAGGCCGGCTTCCCAGTTGCGGTAGTCGCTGCCGAAGGAGGCGAGGCCCCAGAGGTTGGTTTTCTTGGCAATATTGTAGGAGCCTACGACGCCGAAGTGAAACATGCTTTTGTCTTCGGATTTGATTTCGGGGGCGGTGATACCGGCTTTTTCGGTGTTCAAATAAACACTACCGGTGAAGAGCCTTACGGCGACACTTTCAAAGCATCGCGCAACTTCGACGGCGACGCCAACCTCGATTTTGGGCTTACTTTCGGTATTGGGAACAAATGGGCATTGCAATACCGGCAGTACAACCCCGCTGGCACCATCTGGAGTGGCCGTGTAATCGATAATTCGTGGTCCGAAAATGAAGGGCTGTGCAAGTATAATGAGTACGTCGCCCTCAGTTTCGAGGGCAAGCTGCGGTCCGACGAGTTTAACCTGATGTACAGCCTGAACAAAAACTGGGCCGCCTTCGCGGGCGTTGTCCGGTCCAGCGCCAGCATCAAGACGACCGGCAGCTATGGATACAGTCACATCCATGACGACGGCTCATACAGCTAAACAGCGTAAAATATGTGTCGGTATCCGCGGGGCGGGCAGGCGTGAATCGGGCAGGAAAGACGGGCCGTCGACAAAAGAGGCGACGCCGGGCGCCCGGCGTCGCGGCGGGAAACTGCGGGAAGCCGCCAGGCGTAGGGTATGGGGCAGGTTGTTGTCGATAAAAAGTGCGGGCAGCCTTGCGCCTGTATGTACAAAGCGAAAGCCTTCCTGGAGCGTGGAAGGCTTCGGCGCTGTGGCGGCCCTGGGCGAGGTTGTTGGCGGCCGGGTTTCGAGCTGAAAAAAAGGCGAGGCCCCCGCATGCCGGGGGCCTTTTGTGGTGGCTTATATTCTGATGTCGATGACGGCGGCGACGCCGACTCCCTGGACGCGGGAGAAGTTGGCCGGGTTTTTGCTGTCGATGGGGATGAGGGCTTTGATGCGGAATTGGCGGTCGAAGTTGGCTTCGACCTGGAGGACGGCCTGGGTCATTTCGACGAGTTCGGGGTCGCCGACGATCTGGGCGGCGCCGATGTAGCCGCCGGAGCCTAAGGAGAGGATGGGAACGACTTTGGTGGCGTAGTCGGTGTCGGCGCCGTTCTTGGCCATTAGCCTGTTGATGAAGTTGTTGAGCGAGCCGCTGAATTTGTCGACGAGAAAACCGATGCCGCCTGCTTTGATGATGTCGCCCAGTCCGATCGCCTGGGCGGCCGGCAGCGCGGCGAGGGACAGAAGACAGACCACGAGGATGCCGACGACGGCCTTTTTCTTCATCCGGGAATAACCTCCTCCGCAGTTGGTTTGCCATCATTGTAGCACCCCCAGGGAGCGGATTTGGTCGGAAGGCGCGCGGCCAAAAAAAATGAAAGCCCCGCATTTTGCGGGGCTTTCATGGGTGTGGAGCCGATAAGAGGACTCGAACCTCCGACCCGCGCATTACGAATGCGCTGCTCTACCAACTGAGCTATACCGGCATTGGTCCGATAATTATTGTAGCGTCTCGGGCCCAAAATGTCAACAGTACCGGCTCAGGCAATGTTTGTAAGGCTCAGGCGGGGCAGGTGCCGGGCAGGATTTCTTCGACGGTGTCGCCGGCGGCGAAGAGGGTGTGGACGATGTCGGCGTCGAGGCGCCGGGCGGCTGCCATGTCGAGCATGATTTTTTCCACATCGCTGAGCGGCATGCTGGGCCGGTAGGGGCGGTCTTCACGCAGGGCGGCGTAGACGTCGGCGACGGCGACGATGCGGCAGCCGAGCCGGAGGTTGGCGGGCGGAATACGGAAGGGGTAGCCGGTGCCGTCGAGGGTTTCGTGGTGGAAGGCGGCCCATTCGGCGATGAGCTCGAAGCCGTCTACCTGGGTGAGGATGCGGTGGGTATAGTAGGCGTGCTGTTTGATGACGGTGAATTCGCGGGGAGTAAGTTTGCCGGGTTTTTCGAGGATTTGGTTGGGGACGGTGAGTTTGCCGAGGTCGTGGAGAAGGCCGGCGACGCGCATGATTTTTGTTTCGGTGTCGGAGTAGCCTTTGACGCCGGCGAGGAAGGAAGCGACCGCGGCGACCGTACGGGAGTGCGTGGCGGTGAAACGGCTGGTGCGGTCGACGATGGTGGCGAAGATTTCGGCGGCGCCGAGGAGGCCGTCGATATTGAGCCGGACCTGGCCGTGGCTCTGGAGGCTATGGAAGAAGTGGTCGAAGTAATGGGGGGTGGCAAGGTCGAACCAGAAGCTGTCTTTATAGGCAGCCTCGCCGAGGGCTTCGACGAGGTCGGGGTCGAATTGGCTGCCGCTATGGCGGACGATGGCGGCGAGGATGTCCTCGCGCTGGTCGAGGATGTAGCGACCATCGTTGATGAGCACTTCGAAGGTGTCGGCGAGGTTGATGATGCGCGCGGCGAGGGGAAGGTCCTTGCCGGCGAGGCCGGAGGGGCTGGAGCCGTCCCAGCGGTCGTGGTGATGGCGGATGGGTTTGGCCAGAGCTTTGAACAGGGGCGAGTCGACGAGCAGCCGGTAGCCTTCTTCGGCGTGCCAGTAGAGGTCGGTGATGGGTTTATGGCTATAAAGACTGTTTTTTTCGTCCCATCTGGAGGCTGCCCCGATGTCATGCAGAAGGGCGGCGTAGAGAAGGTTCTGGCGCGGCCCCTGGGCGAGGCCGATCTGGCCGCCGATGCGGTCGGCAACCATGGCGGTGCGCCAGTGGTGGCGGGAAAGGCCGCCGTCGGTGAGTTCGAGGGCGAGGGAGAAGGCTTTGAGAAGGTTGGTGAGGTAGATATTGAAAATCAAAGTGTCACCCCGTTGCGATTTTATGGCTTTCTTCCAGGCTGTCGATTTTTACTTCGTCGAATTTTGTCATAATACCTGCCGGTTTTTTGAACTATGTTTTTTTTGTCCCGCCAAAGGGACGTAACGGGCGCTAATCCAGGTTTTTCAACAAGACAAGCGACGGCCGGTCTGCTAAACTGAAGTTAACATAAGTGGGGAGGTGGGGAACGGGTGACTGTATACGACGTACTTAACAGGATCGACAAAGATTTGGGGGCCTGCGAGGACGCCATCCGCCGTTCTCGCCGCAAGAAGTCGCTTTACGTGCTGGTGAAGGCGACGGAGCGCAAGCGGGCCCTGGCGGAGATAAAGCAGTATATTCTGGCCAATCACTGATGCACGGCGGTCGTTTTTCGGCCGCTTTTTCACGACAAAGCCTCCCGAGCAGGGAGGCTTTTGTTTTGCAGATGGGGGCTTATCAACGGTCGCATATCTCCGACGTGAGGGCGTTCAGAGGTCCCCAGATGCAAGCGCTCTGAGGAGCAACGCCGCAGATGGGGGCTTATCAACGGCCTCACGTGTGGAAGCGGAGGAGGAGGATGGTCGCCATCCCCACTCCCATCGTAAGCGGGGCGCTGCCCGACCGCCGGGCGACGGCGGCGGCGACAAGGCCGGCGAGGAGGTAGGGGTTGTGCCAGGTTAGGTCGAGGCTGCCGCGGGGGAGGACGAGGGCGGGGACGATGAGGGCGGTGAGGATGCCGGTGGGTACATGTTTGAGCCAGCGGGAGAGCCAGGCGGGTATGCCGGTGCGGCGAAAGGCGAGCTGGGCGCCGAAGCGGGTGAGGAAGGTGACGACGGCCATGGCGATGATTATAACGACGATGTCGGTTCTCATGCTTTCGCCTCCTTTTCCGGGGAGGGTTCGAGGAGGCCGCCGACGATGGTGGCGGCGAGGGCGGCGAGGATTATGTACCATTTGCCGGGCAGGCTGAGGGCGGCGGCGACGGCTACGACGGCGGCGGCGAGGCAGACGGCGAGGCTGGTGCGGGAGTCCAGGCGGGGTATAAGCATGGCGAGGAAGGTGGCGGGCATGGCGAAGTCGAGACCCCAGGCGAGCGGGTCGGGGATGTATTCGCCGAGGAGGACGCCGGCGAGGGTGGAGAGGAACCAGGCAAGGTAGGCGGCGGTGTTGGCGCCGAGCTGGTGGCTCTCGCTATAGCCGTGCCTGGCGACGCGGTCGATGGTGATGGCGTAGGTTTCGTCGACCATGCCGAAGGCAAGGAGGGCCTGGCGGGCGAGGGGCAGGCGGGCGAGGTGGGGGGCAAGCGAGGCTCCCATGAGGAGATGACGGAGGTTGATGAGCAGGGTGGTGAAGACGATGAGGCTGAAATCGGCCATCCCCATGCCGAGCATGGTTGCGCTGATGAATTGGGCGGCGCCGGCGAAGACGAGGAGGGACATGAGGACGGTTTCCAGGGGGGTTAGGCCGACGGTGAGGCCGACGATGCCGAAGGCGACGCCGAAGGGCATTACGCCGATGAGGATGGGGAGGGTGTCGAGGACGCCGCGGCGGAAACCGGCGATGGCGGTTGTGTTCATGGGGGTTCAACTCCTGGTCGGGTATTTTCTTTTATGATACCTGGCAGGAATTAACCGGTAAATATCCAATTTTCTTTTTTAAGCGATAATTGGCTATTATGCAGGAGGTTTTGAGCAATGGATATATCCATTGATTTGACGACCGCGAGCGCCGGGCCGGAGCCGATGTATGAGCAGATCGCCGCCCGGATAGCCGCCCAGATCAAGAGCCAGGCGCTGCCGCCGGGATCGAAGCTGCCGCCGGAGCGCCAGTTGGCGGAACGGTGCGGGGTGAGCCGGACGACGGCGATCAATGCGTACCGCCGCCTGGAGGAGCTGGGGCTGGTGCGGACGCGGGTGGGCAGCGGCACGTACGTGGCGGAGGGCTCGGGCGAGGCGGCGGTGCTGCCTATGCCGTGGCATCAGCTGCTGGTGCCGGCGTGGCAGAGCCCGGTGTCGGGCATTATCCGCGATCTGGTGGCGATGGATGCGGCGGCCGGGGTGTCGATGGCGACCGGCATGCCCGACCCCGGCCTTTATCCGTGGGCGGCTTTTCAGGGCCTGCTGGGACAGGGAAGCCTGGCGATGAAAGATCTCGGCCATATCGCGACCGAGGGCTACGGGCCGCTGCGGGAGGCGCTGGCCGCGCGCCACACGGCGGCGGGGGTGCCGGCGAAGGCGGAGAACGTGGCGGTGGTGGCGGGGGCTCAGCAGGGGCTTTACCTGCTGGCGAAGGTGTTTTTGAATCCGGGGGATTATGTGATCGTGGAGGCGCCAACTTATATGGGGGCGCTGCAGATTTTCCAGTCGGCGGGGGCCAGGCTGCTGACGCTGCCGGCGCCGGGCCCGCTGCAGCTCGATCTGCTGGAGGATTACCTCATCCGCTACCGGCCGAAGCTGCTGTATGTGCTGCCTACATATCAGAACCCCACCGGCCGGGTGATGACGCAGCCGGAGCGGCAGGCGCTGCTGACGCTGGCGGCCCGCCACCGCCTGGCGGTGATCGAGGACGATCCGTACAGCGATCTTTTCTACGACCGGGAGCCGCCGCCGCCGCTGAAGGCGCTCGACCAACACGGCGGGGTGATTTACCTGCGCACTTTTTCGAAGACGGTTTTCCCGGGGCTGCGCGTGGGCTGGGTGGTGGCCCCGGAGGCGGTGATCCACCGCCTGGCGCTGGAAAAGCAGTACGTTGACCTGCACAGCAACAATCTCGCGCAATGGCTGCTGTACAAGTTTGTCGCGTCGGGGGGGCTGGACAGGCATCTGACGGCGGTCCGGCGGGAGTACCGCCAGCGGCGGGATGCGATGGCCCAGGCGCTCAGGCGGTTCGCCGGCGGACGGCTGAGCTACGCGGTGCCGGACGGGGGCTTTTATTTCTGGTGCCGGCTGACCGCTCCAGGGCTGACGACCAGGGCGCTGCTGACGGAGGCGGGCCGCCAGGGGGTGAGTTTCGTGCCGGGAGACGCTTTTTATCCGGGAACGGAAGGAGAACGGGAGTTTCGCGTGTGTTTCGCGACCAACGGGGCCGCGGAGCTGCAGGAGGGCGTCAAGCGGCTGACGCGGGCCGCGGCCCAGGCGGAGAAGGGGAGCGTGCAGGCGCCGCGTGCGCCTGCCGCGCCCCTGCCGCCGATAATCTGAGGAGACGAGTCTTCTAACTTGGCTGCCATTATAGATAAAAGAACAATAAAAGAGCACTACTCTTTGTATCAAGAGTAGTGCTCTTCCACCGATTATCTAAGGGGCAGGATATATGCGAATAAAAGACATGGCGGGAGAATCGGCGTTGTTGCCGTCAAAAAGTAATATAGTGGGCGACAGCAGCTTCCAAACTCCTTGGCACCAGGGGCGGAAAGTTCCGTCGCCCCTAAAACAAAAACTATATTGGGTTTTATGCAGCCAAACATATACTGCGCCGGCCTTTTTTTCGTTAAACTCAATACCGAGGTAGTCACTATTTTTATATTTTGGATTTTCGCCTAAAGCTGTTTTGGCTATCGCTATTGTAACGTCGTTGTCAAGAACCCAAATACCCTCGACCGGGTCGAGCGTTCTCCCGGCAAATAGTTTGTCAATGGCTTGCTGTTGACTGCCAATATCGCCAAAAGGTTTATATGGCGCCGCCCAACATGTACCCGACAATATGAATATGAAAATAACAACAAGGGTTAAAATAAGATTTTTTTCATAATTATCCCTCCCGAATTAATTTCATTATATTTATTCCATAAATTTAAAAATATCCCTTTTTAAAGAAAACGCCATTTGACAAGTACCCCTTACTGTTCCTCAATTGTCCTTCCCGAACCGTGCGCAGGCCGTTCAGGGCGCCGTAGGCAAGGCGCCCCGAGGACGTGCAGCGACGACGGCCCCGGATGGGCCTAGTGCCGGGCGCGCCATGGATGGCGTAGCGCCCGGCCGCGTACATGCAGTACGCTAGCAAGCGCCCGCAGGAGCAACGCCGCCTACGGGGTCATCAACGGCCTGCCCCCGAACAAAAATAACCGCTGGCGATCTCGCCAGCGGTTCTTTTAGCCGTTAGATTTTTGGAAGTCGATCATGAATTGGGCGAGCGCCCGGCACGCCTCCACCGGCACGGCGTTGTAGGCCGAGGCGCGGCAGCCGCCGACCGAGCGGTGGCCGGCGAGGCCGACGAAGCCCGCTTTTTTGGCTTCGTCGAGGAATTTTTTCTCAAGGTCCTCGCTGCCGAGGCGGAAGGTGATGTTCATGAGTGAGCGGCTGTCCTGCTGGGCGTGGCCGCGGTAGAAGCCGCCGCTCTTGTCGATGGCGTCGTAGATGAGGCCGGCTTTGTCTTTGTTGCGTTTGTGGATGGCGTCGACGCCGCCCTGTTCCTTGATCCAGGCGAGGACGAGGCCGACGAGGTAGATGCCGAAGGTGGGCGGGGTGTTGTAGAGGGAGTTGTCCTTGGCGTGGGTGGCGTAGCGGAGCATGGTGGGAACGCCGGCGTTGGCCTGTTCGAGAAGGCCGCGGCGGACGATGGCGACGGTGACGCCGGCCGGGCCGAGGTTTTTCTGAGCGCCGGCGTAGATGAGGGCGAATTTGCTGACCTCGACCGGCCGGGCGAGGATGTCGCTGGACATGTCGGCGATGAGGGGCACGGCGCCGGTGTCGGGGAAGGCGTGCCACTCGGTGCCGAAGATGGTGTTGTTTGAGGTGAGGTGGATGTATGCGCTGTCGGGAGCGTAGCTGAGGTCGCCGGCGGCGGGGACGCGGCGGTAGTTTTCGCTTTTGGTGCCGGCGGCTTCGAAGACTTCGCCGAACTGCTTGGCTTCGGCATAGGCTTTCTCGGCCCAGGAGCCGGTGAGGATGTAGCCGGCTTTGCGGCCGGACGGGAGGAAGTTCATCGGCACCATGGCGAACTGGAGGCTGGCGCCGCCCTGCAGGAAGAGGATGTCGTAGTCGGCGGGGATGGCCATGAGTTCTCTTAGGAGGCTGACGGCCTCGTTGTGGACGGCTTCGTAGTCTTTGCCGCGATGGCTCATTTCCATTATGGACATGCCGGTGCCACGGAAGTCGACCAGTTCGGCCTGGGCCTTCTGGAGTACCGGCAGGGGCAGGGCCGACGGGCCGGCGTTGAAGTTATAGGCTCGGTTCATGTGAGGGTCCCCCTTGTGCTGTATTCACTATGTAAATTACATATATTGTAGAATATTTTACCTCCCGAAGGGCGTTACGTCAAATTTGTTTGCGGTTTTGCCGCAAAAGGCGTCTGGGCTTAACAGGATTTTGTCTGCGGGTGTCGAATGGATATTGTTATTTTAGGCCACCAGATTGTTTTTCTGATGGACTTGGTTTCCGCCTGTAACGCCCCGGGAAAGGGCTGGCGCGCAAACCAGGTTTTCTTCATTGGTGCGGTCGGAACCGGTTTTAAATTGTTATTCTTATTTAGTGATTAGGTGGGGAAGGACAATGGAGTTCGTTTATTTGTATGCGGCGATGGCGACTGCTTTCGTCGCGGCGACGGCAGGAGCGCTCAGCCTTAGGGCGCGCCCGGAGGCGGCCAACCGGCTGGCTCACGGCCTGTCGGCGCTCGGCTCGCTGCTCGCCCTGGCGGGGGCGGCTTTCGTTTTTTCCGCCGGGCCGCAGGAGTTCACGCTGACGGGTGATACGCTGTTCGGACCGGTGGCGGTACGGGTCGATTACCTGTCCGCTTTTTTCCTGGCGGTGATCGGCGCGGTGGGCGCGGCGGCGAGCGTTTACGCAATCGCTTACAGCCGTGAGTATTATGGGCGCCGGCTGGGGGCGATGGCGGCGCTGTACGCCGCTTTCCTGCTGTCGATGCTGGCGGTGGTGACGGTCAGCCATGTGGTGGCGTTTATTGTGGCCTGGGAGCTGATGACGGTGACGTCTTTCCTGCTGGTGGCCCACGAGCGGGAAAAGGCGGCGAGCAGGCGGGCGGCGTACGTTTATTTCGTGATGACCCATATCGGCACGGCGTTTATAATGGCGGCTTTCCTGCTGCTCGTACCTCCGACCGGCAGCATGGCGTTCGCCGACTTAAGCGCGCCGACTGGCTGGCTGCGCGACGCGGCGTTCCTGTGCGCGCTGGTCGGCTTCGGGACGAAGGCGGGGATTATTCCTCTGCACGTTTGGCTGCCGGAGGCTCACCCGGCGGCGCCGACCCATGTGTCGGCGGTGATGTCGGGGGTAATGATCAAGACGGCTATTTACGGGCTGGCCCGTTTTTATCTGGAGTTCCTCGGCACGGGCCCGCTGTGGTGGGGGGCGGCGGTGCTGGCCGTGGCGGCGCTGTCGTCGGTGCTGGGCGTGCTGTACGCGCTGATGCAGCATGATGTGAAGCGCCTGCTGGCCTACTCCAGCGTTGAGAATATCGGCATTATTCTGCTGGGAATGGGCGGCGGGATGGCGTTCACGAGCGCGGGTCTGCCGGGACTGGCCGGCCTGGCGTGGGCGGCGGCGCTTTTCCATGTACTCAACCACGCGGTTTTCAAGTCGCTGCTGTTTATGGGGGCGGGGGCGGTGCTGCAGGCGACCCATACCCGCGATATCGAGCATCTCGGCGGACTGATCCGCTTTATGCCCTATACGGCCGCCTTTTTTCTGGCGGGCGCGGTGGCGATTTCCGGCCTGCCGCCCCTCAACGGGTTCGTGAGCGAATGGCTGACCTTCCAGGCGCTGTTCGCCCTGCCGGCGGCGCTGGCGGGGCTGACGGGCAAGCTGACGGCGGCGGTGCTGGTTAGCCTGCTGGGACTGACGGGCGCGCTGGCGGCGGCGTGTTTCGTGAAGGTGTTCGCGATGATTTTCCTCGCCAAGCCCCGCAGCGCGCATGCGGCGGAGGCGCAGGAGGCGTCCGGGCTGATGCTGGCGCCGATGGGGTTCCTGGCGGCGGCGTGCCTGGCGCTGGGGGTGCTGCCGGTGCCGCTGCTGGGCTTGCTGACGCGGACGGTGGCCCCGTTCCTGGGCGAGGCGCCGGCGACTACGC is a window of Selenomonadales bacterium 4137-cl DNA encoding:
- a CDS encoding histidine kinase N-terminal 7TM domain-containing protein, which encodes MESARWALVTLIGLSVLIIGILLLASWRRRRSPLGRTFFLFALLVAFYTFGYMCELASDTLPAIRFWLRIESVGIAFLPAAWVTLAVYHTRAQNARWAHIKAVLLMLSAITFVLSNTSEFHHLHYGPLRLNPDAPFPVVAFEPGPWYWVHTVYINLAVLYGNILYARAWRNAPPAKSKQAFVFFLGSLFPWGVYIAYLMKAVPWGIDPHPAAFLVPAVLYAWAAFGLGMLEIVPLARQEIFQMLSDSILVFDREGRLADFNLAAGRTFPFLTEQAKGKRGSGLFQEHVAMQHFLDGSADEQTMYIKVDGERINYQLQRIELYDGQGEDAGFIVVLRDVTRFSTIVEGLRLQASIDPLTKAWNRTRWKKVGRELVGHARRSNAPISLILIDLDDFKIVNDTHGHLSGDSVLADFARICRGNLRAEDIFGRYGGDEFVIILPGVDKAGAAALAERLRQAVEAMGSAYGDAMVPVTASFGVITPVSGEEFSLDDLIRKADMKMYEAKNAGGNRVYVHK
- a CDS encoding HD domain-containing protein, which gives rise to MIFNIYLTNLLKAFSLALELTDGGLSRHHWRTAMVADRIGGQIGLAQGPRQNLLYAALLHDIGAASRWDEKNSLYSHKPITDLYWHAEEGYRLLVDSPLFKALAKPIRHHHDRWDGSSPSGLAGKDLPLAARIINLADTFEVLINDGRYILDQREDILAAIVRHSGSQFDPDLVEALGEAAYKDSFWFDLATPHYFDHFFHSLQSHGQVRLNIDGLLGAAEIFATIVDRTSRFTATHSRTVAAVASFLAGVKGYSDTETKIMRVAGLLHDLGKLTVPNQILEKPGKLTPREFTVIKQHAYYTHRILTQVDGFELIAEWAAFHHETLDGTGYPFRIPPANLRLGCRIVAVADVYAALREDRPYRPSMPLSDVEKIMLDMAAARRLDADIVHTLFAAGDTVEEILPGTCPA
- a CDS encoding AzlD domain-containing protein: MRTDIVVIIIAMAVVTFLTRFGAQLAFRRTGIPAWLSRWLKHVPTGILTALIVPALVLPRGSLDLTWHNPYLLAGLVAAAVARRSGSAPLTMGVGMATILLLRFHT
- a CDS encoding AzlC family ABC transporter permease translates to MNTTAIAGFRRGVLDTLPILIGVMPFGVAFGIVGLTVGLTPLETVLMSLLVFAGAAQFISATMLGMGMADFSLIVFTTLLINLRHLLMGASLAPHLARLPLARQALLAFGMVDETYAITIDRVARHGYSESHQLGANTAAYLAWFLSTLAGVLLGEYIPDPLAWGLDFAMPATFLAMLIPRLDSRTSLAVCLAAAVVAVAAALSLPGKWYIILAALAATIVGGLLEPSPEKEAKA
- a CDS encoding PLP-dependent aminotransferase family protein, yielding MDISIDLTTASAGPEPMYEQIAARIAAQIKSQALPPGSKLPPERQLAERCGVSRTTAINAYRRLEELGLVRTRVGSGTYVAEGSGEAAVLPMPWHQLLVPAWQSPVSGIIRDLVAMDAAAGVSMATGMPDPGLYPWAAFQGLLGQGSLAMKDLGHIATEGYGPLREALAARHTAAGVPAKAENVAVVAGAQQGLYLLAKVFLNPGDYVIVEAPTYMGALQIFQSAGARLLTLPAPGPLQLDLLEDYLIRYRPKLLYVLPTYQNPTGRVMTQPERQALLTLAARHRLAVIEDDPYSDLFYDREPPPPLKALDQHGGVIYLRTFSKTVFPGLRVGWVVAPEAVIHRLALEKQYVDLHSNNLAQWLLYKFVASGGLDRHLTAVRREYRQRRDAMAQALRRFAGGRLSYAVPDGGFYFWCRLTAPGLTTRALLTEAGRQGVSFVPGDAFYPGTEGEREFRVCFATNGAAELQEGVKRLTRAAAQAEKGSVQAPRAPAAPLPPII
- the serC gene encoding 3-phosphoserine/phosphohydroxythreonine transaminase translates to MNRAYNFNAGPSALPLPVLQKAQAELVDFRGTGMSIMEMSHRGKDYEAVHNEAVSLLRELMAIPADYDILFLQGGASLQFAMVPMNFLPSGRKAGYILTGSWAEKAYAEAKQFGEVFEAAGTKSENYRRVPAAGDLSYAPDSAYIHLTSNNTIFGTEWHAFPDTGAVPLIADMSSDILARPVEVSKFALIYAGAQKNLGPAGVTVAIVRRGLLEQANAGVPTMLRYATHAKDNSLYNTPPTFGIYLVGLVLAWIKEQGGVDAIHKRNKDKAGLIYDAIDKSGGFYRGHAQQDSRSLMNITFRLGSEDLEKKFLDEAKKAGFVGLAGHRSVGGCRASAYNAVPVEACRALAQFMIDFQKSNG
- a CDS encoding proton-conducting transporter membrane subunit, with product MEFVYLYAAMATAFVAATAGALSLRARPEAANRLAHGLSALGSLLALAGAAFVFSAGPQEFTLTGDTLFGPVAVRVDYLSAFFLAVIGAVGAAASVYAIAYSREYYGRRLGAMAALYAAFLLSMLAVVTVSHVVAFIVAWELMTVTSFLLVAHEREKAASRRAAYVYFVMTHIGTAFIMAAFLLLVPPTGSMAFADLSAPTGWLRDAAFLCALVGFGTKAGIIPLHVWLPEAHPAAPTHVSAVMSGVMIKTAIYGLARFYLEFLGTGPLWWGAAVLAVAALSSVLGVLYALMQHDVKRLLAYSSVENIGIILLGMGGGMAFTSAGLPGLAGLAWAAALFHVLNHAVFKSLLFMGAGAVLQATHTRDIEHLGGLIRFMPYTAAFFLAGAVAISGLPPLNGFVSEWLTFQALFALPAALAGLTGKLTAAVLVSLLGLTGALAAACFVKVFAMIFLAKPRSAHAAEAQEASGLMLAPMGFLAAACLALGVLPVPLLGLLTRTVAPFLGEAPATTLATGDWYAMGFKAAATTGTMSPAALAGLLLAGAAAAFAGYRLYGRAGRTAGETWTCGIVPTARMEYTATGFAEPIRRAFRAVLLPKPDVVVERDPHRYFGRRMVFHVKITYVLSELVYRPVNRGAVALARYMKRLQTGSVQLYVGYIMAVTIVVLVWSIRW